From Myxococcus xanthus, a single genomic window includes:
- a CDS encoding RCC1 domain-containing protein: MPPDMMAGTRRLLTCLLSALLMVGCEPSGALAKPETPHATRTQRVVVTAPPMRIAAGTQHSLYLSPGGDVWAWGGNGSGQLGGAETSLQGLAPVRLAALENIVSVVSGDAHSLALGADGSVWTWGGNSSGQLGDGTTTDRATPMRVAGLDSVVAVAAGDFHSLALREDGTVWAWGTNFHGQLGRGHTQPGLTPEQVPGLNGVVALAAGFDFTLAVLEDGTVRAWGSNGSGQLGDGTSTQRLSPVKVSELSGITEVRAGTYHALALGKDGGVWTWGSNASGQLGDGTWNDRAVPMQVPGLERVKAVASMDSDSLALLDTGAVFAWGANGSGQLGDGDTTDRATPGPVPGLNAVASVVGGAQHALVLRKDGTLWAWGGGLSGQLGHGGSERHVVPAPVMRLAGVTSMATGSFHSLAALGDGSVWAWGRNTYGQLGDGSTAERHAAVRVEGLGGVRSVASAAHHSLAVGMDGTVWAWGRNAAGQLGDGTTLDRARPVAVPGLTSVTAVAAGGSHVLALRSDGSVWAWGYNALGQLGDGTTVDRLTPVRVSGLGAVVAVAAGSYFSMALQSDGTVWTWGEGFEGQLGDGGGVQRLSPVRVEGLANITRVAAGSAHALAVRGDGTVWAWGDNGEGQLGDGSWADRFRPVQVPGLQGITAVSGGRSHSMALQGDGTVRAWGYNGYGQLGDGTLTSRVRPALIPGLTGIQALHPSHLHVLALHADGTLRGWGYNRFGQLGLGAAGWSAVPVQVRGIGRVDRLSVGRAHTLMVRADGTVMAWGENGSGQLGDGTSTHRTGPVSVPGVPCVRSVASGIQHSLALACDGTVWAWGANARGQLGDGTTTPRVTPGLVEGLRGVVALAAGGDASVALRADGSVWSWGGNASGQLGDGTLTDRALPAHVEHLSNAVAVAVGETHALAVGEDGALWAWGANGSGQLGDGGTAPSLTPVRVKGLERVASVAAGRAFSVAVRDDGTAWAWGTNPSGQLGDGTNHARSVPNQVTSLKGIRAMSAGAHHVVALSADGTVWTWGDNTLGQLGDGSSSPTGMWPRQVPELRGVEAVAAGEQFTVAVLLDGTARAWGSNEYGQLGDGKTGPQLTPMAVKIEGPKIRPPVRTVRAWGQHAVVQMSDGTVQTWGDNTFGQLGDGTTTRRAVPLTVYGLASVVAVSSGAWHSLALLSDGTVWAWGANGFGQLGDGTSTPRTRPVQVAGLGDVVAIGSGGYHALAVCSDGSVWTWGYNAFGQLGDGTAESRSLPTRVEGLEGVVAVAGGDHYSLALHSDGTLSAWGNNASGQLGDGTGTTRYSRVAVKGVDGVVDVRAGATHTVALRGDGTVWTWGDNAFGQLGDGASGTRMRLVPRPVPNLSSVSAVGAGARHTFAVALKGTVWTWGRNSHGQLGLGDNTNRTEPLRVRELSDVTVVSGGADFSLAMKRDGTVLSWGSSLYGSLGLGATGHRSSPGQVALP, from the coding sequence ATGCCCCCTGACATGATGGCGGGAACGCGCCGCCTGTTGACGTGCCTGTTGAGCGCCTTGCTGATGGTTGGCTGCGAGCCCTCGGGGGCGCTCGCCAAGCCGGAGACTCCACACGCCACGCGCACCCAGCGAGTGGTCGTCACGGCCCCGCCGATGCGCATCGCCGCGGGTACCCAGCACTCGCTGTATCTGTCACCCGGAGGCGACGTGTGGGCCTGGGGCGGCAATGGCTCCGGCCAGCTTGGCGGGGCGGAGACGTCCCTCCAGGGACTGGCTCCAGTGCGGCTGGCGGCGCTGGAGAACATCGTGTCGGTGGTGTCCGGAGACGCCCACTCGCTCGCACTGGGCGCGGATGGCTCGGTGTGGACGTGGGGCGGCAACAGCTCCGGGCAGCTCGGTGATGGCACCACCACCGATCGCGCGACGCCGATGCGGGTGGCCGGCCTGGACAGCGTGGTGGCGGTGGCCGCCGGAGACTTCCACTCGTTGGCGCTGCGCGAGGACGGCACGGTGTGGGCGTGGGGGACGAACTTCCACGGACAGCTCGGCCGGGGACACACGCAGCCGGGGCTCACGCCCGAACAGGTTCCCGGGTTGAATGGCGTGGTCGCGCTCGCCGCGGGCTTCGACTTCACCCTGGCCGTGCTGGAGGACGGCACGGTGCGCGCGTGGGGCTCCAACGGCTCTGGCCAACTGGGTGACGGTACCTCCACCCAGCGCCTGTCTCCCGTGAAGGTCTCCGAGCTCAGCGGCATCACCGAGGTGAGGGCGGGCACCTACCACGCGCTGGCGCTGGGCAAGGACGGCGGCGTGTGGACGTGGGGTAGCAATGCCTCCGGACAGCTCGGTGATGGCACTTGGAATGACCGCGCCGTACCCATGCAGGTGCCGGGGCTCGAGCGGGTGAAGGCCGTGGCTTCCATGGACTCGGATTCGCTGGCGCTGCTCGACACGGGCGCCGTGTTCGCGTGGGGTGCCAATGGCTCCGGCCAACTGGGCGATGGAGACACCACCGACCGCGCCACGCCGGGACCGGTGCCGGGGCTGAATGCGGTGGCCTCGGTGGTGGGCGGCGCGCAGCACGCGCTGGTCCTGCGAAAAGACGGCACGCTCTGGGCCTGGGGCGGAGGCCTGTCGGGCCAACTGGGCCACGGCGGCTCCGAGCGCCACGTGGTGCCCGCTCCGGTGATGCGCCTGGCGGGCGTGACGTCGATGGCGACGGGCAGTTTCCACTCCCTGGCCGCGCTGGGGGATGGCTCCGTCTGGGCCTGGGGCCGCAACACCTATGGACAGTTGGGTGATGGCAGCACCGCCGAGCGCCACGCCGCGGTGCGCGTGGAGGGGCTCGGCGGCGTTCGCAGCGTCGCCTCGGCCGCCCACCATTCGCTCGCCGTGGGCATGGATGGGACGGTCTGGGCGTGGGGGCGCAACGCCGCCGGACAGTTGGGGGATGGCACCACGCTCGACCGCGCCCGGCCCGTGGCGGTGCCGGGCCTGACGTCGGTGACGGCGGTGGCCGCGGGCGGCAGTCACGTCCTGGCGCTGCGCAGCGACGGCAGCGTGTGGGCCTGGGGCTACAACGCGCTGGGACAGTTGGGGGACGGCACGACGGTGGACCGGTTGACGCCGGTGCGAGTGTCGGGGCTCGGTGCGGTGGTGGCGGTGGCAGCCGGTTCGTACTTCTCCATGGCCCTGCAGTCCGACGGCACGGTGTGGACGTGGGGCGAGGGCTTCGAGGGACAGTTGGGGGACGGCGGTGGCGTGCAGCGACTGAGTCCGGTGCGTGTGGAGGGATTGGCGAACATCACCCGCGTGGCGGCGGGCTCCGCGCATGCGCTGGCCGTGCGCGGCGACGGCACGGTGTGGGCCTGGGGCGACAATGGGGAAGGGCAGCTCGGGGACGGCTCTTGGGCGGACCGCTTCCGTCCGGTGCAGGTGCCGGGACTGCAGGGCATCACCGCCGTCAGCGGTGGCCGCTCCCACTCCATGGCGTTGCAAGGTGATGGCACGGTGCGCGCGTGGGGCTACAACGGTTACGGCCAGCTCGGCGACGGAACGCTCACCTCGCGCGTGCGGCCCGCCCTCATCCCCGGCCTGACTGGCATCCAGGCGCTCCACCCCAGCCACCTGCACGTGCTCGCGCTGCACGCGGATGGGACGTTGCGCGGGTGGGGCTACAACCGCTTCGGCCAGTTGGGCCTGGGCGCCGCGGGTTGGAGCGCCGTGCCAGTGCAGGTGCGTGGCATTGGCCGCGTGGACAGGTTGTCCGTCGGCCGCGCGCACACGCTGATGGTGCGCGCCGATGGCACGGTGATGGCCTGGGGCGAGAATGGTTCGGGCCAACTGGGCGACGGCACCTCCACCCACCGCACGGGGCCGGTGTCCGTGCCCGGCGTGCCCTGTGTCCGCTCTGTCGCCAGTGGCATACAGCACTCGCTGGCGCTGGCGTGTGACGGCACCGTCTGGGCTTGGGGCGCGAACGCGCGGGGGCAGTTGGGAGATGGCACCACCACCCCGCGCGTGACGCCGGGACTGGTGGAGGGGCTTCGGGGCGTGGTGGCGCTGGCGGCGGGTGGAGACGCGTCGGTGGCGCTGCGCGCGGATGGCTCCGTGTGGAGTTGGGGCGGCAACGCCAGCGGCCAACTGGGTGACGGTACCCTCACGGACCGCGCCCTGCCGGCCCACGTCGAGCACCTCTCCAACGCGGTGGCCGTGGCCGTGGGCGAAACGCATGCCCTGGCGGTGGGCGAGGACGGCGCGCTGTGGGCCTGGGGCGCGAATGGCTCGGGCCAACTGGGAGATGGTGGCACCGCGCCGAGCCTGACGCCGGTGCGTGTGAAGGGGCTGGAGCGTGTGGCGTCCGTGGCGGCCGGACGTGCCTTCTCGGTGGCGGTGCGCGACGACGGCACCGCGTGGGCCTGGGGCACGAACCCGTCCGGCCAGTTGGGCGATGGCACCAACCACGCGCGGAGCGTGCCGAATCAGGTGACCTCCTTGAAGGGCATCCGCGCCATGTCTGCGGGGGCCCACCACGTGGTGGCGCTGAGCGCCGACGGCACGGTGTGGACGTGGGGCGACAACACGCTGGGGCAGTTGGGAGATGGCTCGTCCTCGCCGACGGGGATGTGGCCCCGGCAGGTGCCGGAGCTGCGAGGCGTGGAGGCGGTGGCCGCGGGAGAGCAGTTCACCGTGGCCGTGCTGCTGGACGGTACCGCCCGCGCCTGGGGCAGCAACGAGTACGGCCAGCTCGGTGATGGGAAGACGGGCCCGCAGCTGACGCCGATGGCGGTGAAAATCGAAGGACCGAAAATCCGCCCGCCCGTGCGCACCGTGCGCGCCTGGGGCCAGCACGCGGTGGTGCAGATGTCAGACGGCACCGTGCAGACGTGGGGCGACAACACGTTCGGCCAACTGGGAGACGGCACCACCACGCGACGCGCGGTGCCCTTGACGGTGTATGGATTGGCGAGCGTGGTGGCCGTGTCCTCGGGCGCCTGGCACTCGCTGGCGCTGCTCAGTGACGGCACCGTCTGGGCGTGGGGCGCCAATGGCTTCGGTCAGCTCGGGGATGGCACGTCCACTCCGCGCACCAGGCCGGTGCAGGTGGCCGGGCTGGGGGATGTGGTGGCCATTGGCTCGGGGGGCTACCACGCGCTGGCGGTGTGCTCGGACGGCTCGGTGTGGACGTGGGGCTACAACGCGTTCGGCCAACTGGGTGACGGCACCGCGGAGTCGCGCTCCCTGCCCACCCGGGTGGAGGGGCTGGAGGGCGTGGTGGCCGTGGCGGGCGGAGACCACTACTCGCTAGCGCTGCACTCGGACGGCACCCTGTCCGCGTGGGGCAACAACGCGTCGGGCCAGTTGGGAGACGGCACAGGCACCACCCGCTATTCGCGCGTGGCGGTGAAGGGCGTGGACGGCGTGGTGGACGTGCGCGCGGGCGCGACGCACACGGTGGCGCTGCGGGGCGACGGCACCGTGTGGACGTGGGGCGACAACGCGTTCGGTCAGCTGGGGGACGGCGCCAGCGGCACGCGGATGCGCCTGGTGCCCCGGCCGGTGCCGAACCTGTCCTCGGTGTCCGCCGTGGGCGCGGGGGCTCGCCACACGTTCGCCGTGGCGCTCAAGGGCACGGTGTGGACGTGGGGACGCAATTCGCACGGCCAACTGGGGCTGGGGGACAACACGAACCGGACGGAGCCCCTGCGCGTGCGGGAGCTGTCGGACGTCACCGTGGTGTCGGGCGGGGCGGATTTCTCCCTGGCCATGAAGCGCGACGGCACGGTGCTGAGCTGGGGCTCCAGCCTCTACGGCTCGTTGGGCCTGGGCGCCACGGGGCACCGCTCGTCACCCGGGCAGGTGGCGCTGCCCTGA
- a CDS encoding peroxiredoxin family protein has translation MKAWIAGALSISLAAGSALGAAPAPEPVDATLRTSAGKEVRLSKWRGKPVILFYEDKDSTKLNSTLKKELFARGQERGILDAAWVLAVANLQNFDFFPARQIALSFVRDEEKKVGVPILVDMDGALGKAPWKLPLKTSNIVLLDAEGALVYRHSGRMKPDELMTFFAVLSRLVGVDLNSPAPSEPSP, from the coding sequence ATGAAGGCGTGGATCGCAGGTGCGCTCTCCATCTCTCTGGCAGCGGGAAGCGCCCTGGGCGCGGCGCCGGCCCCGGAGCCGGTGGACGCGACGTTACGCACCTCCGCGGGAAAGGAGGTCCGGCTCTCCAAGTGGCGCGGAAAGCCGGTCATCCTGTTCTATGAGGACAAGGACTCGACCAAGCTCAATTCGACCCTGAAGAAGGAGCTGTTCGCCCGGGGGCAGGAGCGCGGAATCCTGGACGCGGCCTGGGTGCTGGCGGTCGCAAACCTTCAGAATTTCGACTTTTTTCCGGCCCGGCAGATTGCCCTCTCCTTCGTCCGGGACGAGGAGAAGAAGGTGGGCGTGCCTATCCTGGTGGATATGGATGGAGCACTGGGAAAGGCGCCGTGGAAGCTGCCGCTGAAAACGTCCAACATCGTGCTGCTGGACGCCGAAGGGGCCCTGGTCTACCGGCACTCCGGCCGGATGAAGCCGGATGAGCTGATGACCTTCTTCGCCGTCCTGAGCCGCCTGGTGGGCGTGGACCTGAACAGCCCGGCGCCCTCGGAGCCCTCCCCGTGA
- a CDS encoding alpha/beta hydrolase-fold protein — translation MDAKTLEARARAEGTPVIESDTATFVWRGRGPICLQGDFQDWRGKPLPFKRVAPGLWARTLTLPADAYVEYALEDPRGQRVEDPLNRHPSDNGFGGINHSFHMPQARSSLPARHPRGAPRGRVTRHVVDTGDVDLPGQRRVYLYAPPTDASVPLVVVYDGEDYLRRVRLPELVDTLVAEGRMRPVALALVCNGGETRSMEYACSEYTVGLLKWKVLPLARQKLSLVDERRSPGAHAVLGASLGGLMALYTGLRMPDVFGRVLSQSGAFAVEGHDFVVFDLARPPPRRPLDIWLDCGRFEGLLEGNRRIAPVLSEAGHQVELREYSGGHNYPAWREDLVHGLERHFPPPPAKRRESLRFSGR, via the coding sequence ATGGACGCGAAGACACTGGAGGCGCGGGCCCGCGCCGAGGGAACGCCCGTCATCGAATCGGACACCGCCACCTTCGTGTGGCGAGGCCGGGGCCCCATCTGCCTCCAAGGTGACTTCCAGGACTGGCGCGGCAAGCCGCTGCCCTTCAAGCGCGTGGCGCCCGGACTGTGGGCTCGCACGCTGACGCTGCCCGCGGATGCCTACGTCGAATACGCGCTGGAGGACCCGCGCGGCCAGCGCGTGGAGGACCCGCTCAACCGCCACCCTTCCGACAACGGCTTTGGCGGCATCAACCACTCGTTCCACATGCCCCAGGCCCGCTCGTCCCTGCCCGCCCGGCACCCGCGCGGCGCGCCTCGGGGCCGCGTCACCCGGCACGTGGTGGACACAGGAGACGTGGACCTGCCGGGCCAACGCCGGGTGTACCTGTACGCGCCGCCCACGGACGCGTCGGTGCCCTTGGTGGTGGTGTACGACGGCGAGGACTATCTGCGCCGCGTCCGCCTGCCGGAGCTGGTGGACACCCTGGTGGCCGAAGGCCGCATGCGCCCGGTGGCCCTGGCGCTCGTGTGCAACGGCGGTGAGACACGCAGCATGGAGTACGCCTGCAGCGAGTACACGGTGGGGCTGTTGAAGTGGAAGGTGCTGCCGCTGGCGCGACAGAAACTGTCGCTAGTGGACGAGCGGCGCAGCCCCGGTGCCCACGCGGTGCTGGGGGCCTCGCTGGGCGGGTTGATGGCGCTCTACACCGGCCTGCGCATGCCGGACGTCTTCGGCCGGGTGCTGTCGCAGTCCGGGGCCTTCGCGGTGGAGGGCCATGACTTCGTCGTCTTCGACCTGGCGCGGCCCCCACCCCGCCGCCCGCTGGACATCTGGCTGGACTGCGGCCGCTTTGAAGGCTTGCTGGAGGGCAACCGCCGCATCGCTCCCGTACTCTCAGAAGCCGGGCATCAGGTGGAACTTCGGGAGTACAGCGGTGGGCACAACTACCCTGCGTGGCGTGAGGACCTGGTACACGGCCTGGAGCGCCACTTCCCTCCCCCGCCCGCCAAGCGCCGGGAGTCATTGCGTTTTTCCGGGCGGTGA
- a CDS encoding TIGR01777 family oxidoreductase, protein MKVAVTGATGFLGPGLVQGLLERGHQVHVLARNVEHALARLPAGVTGAPFTAGSSLPPEALADAEAVVHLAGEPVAQRWTHEGKHRIHDSRVLGTRALVAAMRGAGTVRRFVSASAIGYYGGTRGADPLTEESPPGDDFLARVCVDWEAEAMQARESSIPTAVVRMGVVLHPEGGALHKMLPPFRVGAGGPVGSGEQFVSWVHREDARDLLLFLLAHPQVEGMVNATAPTPVTNAFFAHTLGHVLGRPSLVRMPAFMLKAALGEMAKVVLEGQRVLPQRAHEAGFVFRYPELEGALRDLLA, encoded by the coding sequence GTGAAGGTGGCCGTCACCGGTGCGACCGGCTTCCTGGGTCCAGGGCTTGTCCAAGGTTTGCTGGAGCGTGGACACCAGGTCCACGTCCTGGCCCGGAACGTTGAACACGCCCTGGCCCGCCTGCCCGCCGGCGTGACGGGGGCGCCCTTTACCGCCGGCTCGTCCCTGCCCCCGGAGGCGCTGGCGGACGCGGAGGCCGTCGTGCACCTGGCGGGCGAGCCGGTGGCCCAGCGCTGGACGCACGAAGGCAAGCACCGCATCCACGACAGCCGGGTGCTGGGCACGCGCGCGCTGGTGGCGGCGATGCGGGGCGCGGGCACGGTGCGGCGCTTCGTATCGGCGTCCGCCATTGGCTACTACGGCGGCACGCGCGGCGCGGATCCACTGACGGAGGAGAGCCCTCCGGGTGACGACTTCCTGGCCCGCGTGTGCGTGGACTGGGAGGCGGAGGCGATGCAGGCGCGCGAGTCCAGCATCCCCACGGCGGTGGTGCGCATGGGCGTGGTGCTGCACCCGGAGGGGGGCGCCCTCCACAAGATGCTGCCCCCCTTCCGCGTGGGCGCTGGCGGCCCGGTGGGCAGCGGCGAGCAATTCGTAAGCTGGGTGCACCGCGAGGACGCCAGGGATTTGCTCCTCTTCCTGCTGGCCCATCCCCAGGTGGAGGGCATGGTGAACGCCACCGCGCCCACGCCGGTGACGAACGCCTTCTTCGCGCACACGCTGGGCCACGTTCTGGGCCGGCCGTCCCTGGTGCGGATGCCCGCGTTCATGCTCAAGGCGGCGCTGGGAGAGATGGCGAAGGTGGTGCTGGAGGGCCAGCGCGTGCTGCCCCAGCGCGCCCATGAGGCGGGCTTCGTATTCCGGTACCCGGAGTTGGAGGGCGCGCTGCGCGACCTGCTGGCCTAG
- a CDS encoding TetR/AcrR family transcriptional regulator — protein MAREPAQRELKQERAARTRMDILEAAIHLFARRGFLATTMADLSRAIRMTPGALYWHFPTKEDLLLAAIEELHQRCLRAFQLPGDDRELPAREQFQAICERTHLLLREHREYGIFFAMLAAEAADSNDQVAEAIRDKLALYATTLERLIRHGQQMGEFRQDVDALAAAHSLLGGLLGMLVHQNLFRASVDYDPLYRAVMRIHLAGLVQATGFDCVNASQS, from the coding sequence ATGGCCAGGGAACCCGCCCAACGAGAGCTGAAACAAGAGCGTGCCGCGCGCACGCGCATGGACATTCTGGAAGCGGCCATCCACCTCTTCGCGAGGCGAGGCTTCCTCGCCACGACGATGGCGGACTTATCCCGCGCCATCCGGATGACGCCCGGAGCGCTGTACTGGCACTTCCCCACCAAGGAAGACCTGCTGCTGGCTGCGATTGAGGAATTACACCAGCGCTGTCTGAGAGCCTTTCAGCTACCTGGAGACGACCGCGAGCTTCCGGCGCGGGAGCAATTCCAAGCCATCTGCGAGCGGACGCACCTCCTCCTTCGCGAGCACCGCGAATACGGAATCTTCTTCGCGATGCTCGCGGCCGAGGCCGCCGACTCCAATGACCAGGTAGCGGAGGCCATCCGAGACAAGCTGGCCCTCTACGCGACGACGCTGGAGCGCCTCATCCGTCACGGGCAGCAGATGGGGGAGTTCCGGCAGGACGTGGACGCACTCGCCGCCGCGCACAGCCTCCTGGGCGGGCTCCTGGGCATGCTCGTGCACCAGAACCTCTTCCGCGCCTCCGTGGATTACGACCCGCTGTACCGCGCCGTCATGCGGATACACCTGGCGGGACTCGTGCAGGCCACAGGCTTCGACTGCGTCAATGCCAGCCAGTCCTGA
- a CDS encoding metallophosphoesterase — protein MDTARFILFALVTGIATVAVHVYLYRRLFTATSEHRAWRRVGMGVMTVLGTLLVLSWSVTRFLPMDSTFAVATAVWTWMGMAIYLLLALGVLGAVRKVAARMQRSSGEPAVVELRGGETASVSHAHAVDGSAQAGGTLAATGTESVSVTPEALATSGHGAAATHAEAAPVAMAERPGGATSEAPAPVDVERRRFLARATAGGAVLAAGGVTGFGMWSAFHPPVVNEVAVKLPGLPKALDGFSIVHLSDIHVGPVIRRRFMDELVRRCNALRSDLVCITGDLVDGHVASLAPAVSALSELKSRHGTYFVTGNHEYYWSDAAWAEALERMDVHVLRNRHVRIGDTAASFDLVGVDDWSAGKMGFSQGYDLAAATAGRDSERASVLLAHQPSNWKVAAREGMGLQLSGHTHGGQFFPFTLAVSAIWEHDAGLFHEGDRHLYVSRGTGFWGPPLRVGAPPEIVRVTLLA, from the coding sequence ATGGACACCGCGCGCTTCATCCTCTTCGCCCTCGTCACCGGCATCGCCACGGTCGCCGTCCACGTCTACTTGTACCGGCGCCTCTTCACGGCCACGTCGGAGCACCGCGCATGGCGGCGCGTGGGCATGGGCGTCATGACGGTGCTGGGCACACTGCTAGTGCTGTCATGGTCGGTGACGCGCTTCCTTCCCATGGACTCCACCTTCGCCGTGGCCACGGCGGTGTGGACGTGGATGGGCATGGCCATCTACCTGTTGCTCGCGCTCGGAGTGTTGGGCGCGGTGCGCAAGGTGGCGGCGCGAATGCAGCGCTCAAGCGGCGAGCCGGCGGTGGTGGAGCTGCGCGGTGGCGAGACAGCCTCGGTGTCCCATGCGCATGCGGTGGATGGCTCGGCACAGGCTGGCGGCACGCTGGCGGCGACGGGCACGGAGTCCGTGTCAGTGACTCCGGAAGCCCTGGCGACCAGTGGACATGGCGCGGCGGCGACGCACGCCGAAGCTGCTCCGGTGGCGATGGCGGAAAGGCCCGGCGGCGCCACGTCCGAGGCTCCAGCACCGGTGGATGTGGAACGCCGACGCTTCCTTGCTCGGGCGACAGCCGGCGGAGCAGTGCTGGCCGCAGGTGGCGTGACGGGCTTCGGGATGTGGAGCGCCTTCCATCCGCCCGTGGTGAACGAGGTGGCGGTGAAGCTGCCGGGGCTGCCCAAGGCGCTGGATGGCTTCAGCATCGTCCACTTGAGTGACATCCACGTGGGGCCGGTCATCCGGCGCCGGTTCATGGACGAGCTGGTGCGCCGCTGCAACGCGTTGCGCTCCGACCTGGTGTGCATCACTGGCGACCTGGTGGACGGACACGTCGCGTCGCTGGCCCCAGCGGTCTCGGCGCTGTCCGAGCTGAAGTCACGCCACGGCACCTACTTCGTCACGGGAAACCACGAGTACTACTGGAGCGACGCTGCCTGGGCGGAAGCGCTGGAGCGTATGGATGTGCACGTTCTGCGCAACCGTCACGTGCGCATTGGCGACACGGCCGCGTCATTCGACCTGGTGGGTGTGGACGACTGGTCGGCGGGCAAGATGGGGTTCTCGCAAGGCTATGACCTGGCGGCGGCGACGGCGGGCCGGGATTCCGAGCGGGCCTCGGTGCTACTCGCGCATCAGCCGTCGAACTGGAAGGTGGCGGCGCGGGAAGGAATGGGCTTGCAGCTCTCCGGACACACACATGGGGGACAGTTCTTCCCCTTCACGCTGGCGGTCTCCGCCATCTGGGAGCACGACGCGGGCTTGTTTCACGAAGGAGACCGGCACCTGTATGTCAGCCGGGGAACAGGTTTCTGGGGTCCGCCGCTCCGCGTCGGAGCGCCGCCGGAGATCGTCCGGGTGACACTCCTGGCGTGA